A region from the Linepithema humile isolate Giens D197 chromosome 1, Lhum_UNIL_v1.0, whole genome shotgun sequence genome encodes:
- the LOC136997344 gene encoding uncharacterized protein isoform X4 produces the protein MYVENEENFEVNLSTVDDNIVDGVFMDSVNEAFQKSLASAFIKCNLTHTQGNIILNTLRSHECHSFLPKDTRSLLNTPRESIPVRTMYPGQYLHIGFKVAINNILKEIFPNQIPLVLEIDWNTDGASLNKTGKKQIWPIQISVNNIPNSKPQVVGIYIGNKKPDAPARAWLLNHYGHTSRHACGKCWVVGIRYEQRMIFLGTNHRLRTDEEYIRMTDYDHHKGISPLSRLPMGMVTQVPVEYMHLVCIGIVKKLLNAWVTGKYGKKTKLSGRNLELTSKRLQLLSHYCPRDFARKPRSLSDFSEYKATEGRQFILYTGPVVMHGILEKQAYIHFLFLHSAIRALCSKSPSRTLLLRRAEVAIKKFVEKCQVFYKLSFLSYNVHALLHLVKDVEHFREPLDNFSAFKYENNIPFFRQFYRKPHLALQQFALRQVEINIRKELRPTHIVTFTKIFDRHSEGPLPVGMSPRHCQQYTKIQTENMFFNVTSLGNNCCVLKGCTICVIENILEINETYHFVVKKFAIMEDLYDVGISSSLLGIYKCSALSNDLCTIPITDVQSKCYIMPYWKVIDDNGSDSSTDLDADQPVADEYVVSVLL, from the exons ATGTATGtcgaaaatgaagaaaattttgaagtcAATTTGTCAACTGTAGACGATAATATAGTTGATGGTGTATTTATGGATTCTGTAAATGAAGCGTTTCAAAAATCCTTAGCATCagcttttataaaatgcaatctCACGCATACACaaggaaatataatattgaatactTTACGATCTCACGAATGTCATTCTTTCCTTCCAAAAGATACTCGTTCCTTACTCAACACTCCGCGTGAAAGTATTCCGGTTCGTACAATGTACCCTGGACAATATCTTCATATTGGCTTTAAAGTAGCTATTAATAACattctaaaagaaatttttccgaACCAGATTCCTCTTGTTCTCGAGATAGACTGGAATACAGATGGCGCAAGCTTGAATAAAACTGGAAAAAAACAGATTTGGCCAATCCAAATTTCAGTCAATAACATACCTAATAGCAAACCTCAAGTAGTGGGAATTTACATTGGAAATAAAAAGCCAG ATGCTCCAGCTCGAGCCTGGTTATTAAACCATTATGGGCATACATCTCGTCATGCATGTGGAAAATGCTGGGTTGTTGGCATTCGATATGAGCAAAGAATGATTTTCTTAGGTACGAATCATCGTCTAAGAACCGATGAGGAGTATATTCGGATGACAGACTACGATCACCACAAAGGAATTAGTCCACTGTCTCGGTTACCTATGGGGATGGTAACGCAAGTCCCGGTAGAGTATATGCACTTAGTGTGCATAGGGATAGTTAAAAAACTGCTAAACGCGTGGGTTACGGGCAAATATgggaagaaaacaaaattatcagGCCGAAACTTAGAGTTGACATCAAAGCGACTTCAACTTCTTTCTCATTACTGTCCTCGAGATTTCGCTAGGAAACCTAGATCTTTAAGTGACTTTTCAGAATACAAAGCAACTGAAGGCCGACAATTCATTTTATATACCGGACCTGTAGTGATGCACGgcattttggaaaagcaaGCTTACATCCACTTCTTGTTTTTACATTCAGCAATTCGTGCGCTTTGTAGTAAGTCACCTTCAAGAACATTATTACTACGACGTGCAGAAGTagccattaaaaaatttgtggaAAAGTGCCAAGTGTTTTATAagctttcttttctttcatataATGTACATGCATTATTACACTTGGTCAAAGATGTTGAACACTTTCGTGAACCTCTTGATAATTTTTCAGCTTTtaagtatgaaaataatataccatttttcagacaattttacagaaaaccTCATCTTGCTTTGCAACAATTTGCCCTCAGACAGGTAGAAATCAATATACGAAAAGAGCTTCGTCCGACacatattgttacatttacaaaaattttcgaCAGGCATAGTGAAGGTCCCCTTCCAGTGGGAATGTCACCTCGACATTGTCAACAGTACACGAAGATACAAACTGAGAACATGTTTTTCAATGTTACTTCACTCGGCAATAATTGTTGTGTCTTAAAAGGCTGTACGATATGTGTCATTGAAAATATACTCGAAATTAACGAAACATATCATTTTGTCGTAAAGAAATTCGCAATAATGGAAGATTTATACGATGTCGGAATTTCGTCATCGTTATTAGGCATTTACAAATGCTCTGCATTATCAAACGATCTTTGTACAATACCTATTACCGATGTACAATCTAAATGTTACATAATGCCATATTGGAAAGTCATTGATGATAACGGCTCTGATTCCAGCACTGATTTGGATGCCGATCAGCCGGTTGCTGATGAATATGTTGTATCTGTTCtcttatag